A DNA window from Solanum lycopersicum chromosome 3, SLM_r2.1 contains the following coding sequences:
- the LOC101268857 gene encoding lysine histidine transporter 2-like isoform X3, producing the protein MVNNNKNNNIELSKENIINNWLPIASSRNAKWYYSAFHNVTAMVGAGVLGLPYAMSQLGWGVGVTVMVLAWVITLYTLWQMVQMHEMVAGKRFDRYHELGQEAFGEKLGLWIVVPQQLLVEVGVNIVYMVTGGKSLEKIYQTCCPNCHPLRTSYFILMFGSVQFFLSFCPNFNSITFISFLAAVMSLSYSTIGWGASLHKGISPEVDYSPRASTSTGRVFGSLSALGDIAFAFAGHNVVLEIQATMPSTPEKPSKKPMWRGVVIAYIVVATCYFPVAFVGYRVFGNGVEDNILISLRKPAWLIIMANAFVVIHVIGSYQVFAMGVFDMIESYLVKQRNFNPTKTLRVIVRTGYP; encoded by the exons ATGgtgaataataataagaataataatatagaattaagtaaagaaaatattataaacaATTGGTTACCCATCGCATCATCGAGAAATGCAAAGTGGTATTATTCCGCTTTTCATAATGTTACTGCTATGGTTGGTGCCGGTGTTCTTGGGCTCCCCTATGCAATGTCCCAATTAGGTTG GGGTGTTGGAGTGACAGTGATGGTATTAGCATGGGTGATAACATTGTACACATTATGGCAAATGGTGCAAATGCATGAGATGGTAGCAGGTAAAAGATTTGACAGATACCATGAATTGGGTCAAGAGGCATTTGGAGAAAAACTTGGGCTATGGATTGTGGTTCCTCAACAACTATTAGTTGAAGTTGGAGTTAATATAGTTTACATGGTCACTGGTGGCAAATCACTAGAGAAGATTTATCAGACTTGTTGTCCTAATTGCCACCCTTTGAGGACTAGCTATTTCATCTTAATGTTTGGTTCTGTTcagtttttcctttctttttgtcCCAATTTCAACTCCATCACTTTTATCTCATTCCTTGCTGCTGTCATGTCTCTCAG TTATTCGACCATAGGTTGGGGAGCATCATTACACAAAGGAATATCTCCAGAGGTTGATTATAGTCCAAGGGCTTCAACAAGTACAGGAAGAGTGTTTGGTTCCTTAAGTGCTTTAGGGGATATTGCATTTGCATTTGCTGGCCACAATGTTGTCTTGGAAATTCAAGCTACAATGCCTTCAACTCCTGAAAAACCATCCAAGAAACCTATGTGGAGAGGAGTCGTTATCGCGTACATTGTTGTGGCTACGTGTTACTTTCCAGTAGCTTTTGTTGGGTACAGAGTTTTTGGAAATGGTGTGGAGGACAACATCTTGATATCCCTACGAAAACCTGCTTGGCTTATTATCATGGCTAATGCCTTTGTTGTCATTCATGTTATTGGAAGCTATCAG gtGTTTGCTATGGGTGTGTTTGACATGATAGAATCTTACTTAGTGAAGCAAAGAAATTTCAATCCAACTAAAACATTACGAGTAATTGTTCGGACTGGTTAT CCCTAA
- the LOC101268857 gene encoding lysine histidine transporter 2-like isoform X2 produces the protein MVLAWVITLYTLWQMVQMHEMVAGKRFDRYHELGQEAFGEKLGLWIVVPQQLLVEVGVNIVYMVTGGKSLEKIYQTCCPNCHPLRTSYFILMFGSVQFFLSFCPNFNSITFISFLAAVMSLSYSTIGWGASLHKGISPEVDYSPRASTSTGRVFGSLSALGDIAFAFAGHNVVLEIQATMPSTPEKPSKKPMWRGVVIAYIVVATCYFPVAFVGYRVFGNGVEDNILISLRKPAWLIIMANAFVVIHVIGSYQVFAMGVFDMIESYLVKQRNFNPTKTLRVIVRTGYVALTMFLAISFPFFGGLLGFFGGFAFAPTTYFLPCIIWLILCKPKRFGLSWFINWICIILGVVLMILAPIGALRQIILQAKGYKFFS, from the exons ATGGTATTAGCATGGGTGATAACATTGTACACATTATGGCAAATGGTGCAAATGCATGAGATGGTAGCAGGTAAAAGATTTGACAGATACCATGAATTGGGTCAAGAGGCATTTGGAGAAAAACTTGGGCTATGGATTGTGGTTCCTCAACAACTATTAGTTGAAGTTGGAGTTAATATAGTTTACATGGTCACTGGTGGCAAATCACTAGAGAAGATTTATCAGACTTGTTGTCCTAATTGCCACCCTTTGAGGACTAGCTATTTCATCTTAATGTTTGGTTCTGTTcagtttttcctttctttttgtcCCAATTTCAACTCCATCACTTTTATCTCATTCCTTGCTGCTGTCATGTCTCTCAG TTATTCGACCATAGGTTGGGGAGCATCATTACACAAAGGAATATCTCCAGAGGTTGATTATAGTCCAAGGGCTTCAACAAGTACAGGAAGAGTGTTTGGTTCCTTAAGTGCTTTAGGGGATATTGCATTTGCATTTGCTGGCCACAATGTTGTCTTGGAAATTCAAGCTACAATGCCTTCAACTCCTGAAAAACCATCCAAGAAACCTATGTGGAGAGGAGTCGTTATCGCGTACATTGTTGTGGCTACGTGTTACTTTCCAGTAGCTTTTGTTGGGTACAGAGTTTTTGGAAATGGTGTGGAGGACAACATCTTGATATCCCTACGAAAACCTGCTTGGCTTATTATCATGGCTAATGCCTTTGTTGTCATTCATGTTATTGGAAGCTATCAG gtGTTTGCTATGGGTGTGTTTGACATGATAGAATCTTACTTAGTGAAGCAAAGAAATTTCAATCCAACTAAAACATTACGAGTAATTGTTCGGACTGGTTATGTTG CCCTAACAATGTTCCTTGCAATATCATTCCCATTCTTTGGTGGATTACTTGGTTTTTTTGGAGGATTTGCATTTGCTCCTACTACCTACTTT CTTCCTTGTATAATATGGCTAATCTTATGTAAACCTAAAAGATTTGGGTTGTCTTGGTTCATAAATTGG ATATGCATCATACTTGGTGTTGTTCTGATGATTTTAGCTCCCATTGGTGCATTGAGACAGATCATACTGCAAGCCAAGGGTTACAAGTTCTTTTCTTGA
- the LOC101268857 gene encoding lysine histidine transporter 2-like isoform X1, translating to MVNNNKNNNIELSKENIINNWLPIASSRNAKWYYSAFHNVTAMVGAGVLGLPYAMSQLGWGVGVTVMVLAWVITLYTLWQMVQMHEMVAGKRFDRYHELGQEAFGEKLGLWIVVPQQLLVEVGVNIVYMVTGGKSLEKIYQTCCPNCHPLRTSYFILMFGSVQFFLSFCPNFNSITFISFLAAVMSLSYSTIGWGASLHKGISPEVDYSPRASTSTGRVFGSLSALGDIAFAFAGHNVVLEIQATMPSTPEKPSKKPMWRGVVIAYIVVATCYFPVAFVGYRVFGNGVEDNILISLRKPAWLIIMANAFVVIHVIGSYQVFAMGVFDMIESYLVKQRNFNPTKTLRVIVRTGYVALTMFLAISFPFFGGLLGFFGGFAFAPTTYFLPCIIWLILCKPKRFGLSWFINWICIILGVVLMILAPIGALRQIILQAKGYKFFS from the exons ATGgtgaataataataagaataataatatagaattaagtaaagaaaatattataaacaATTGGTTACCCATCGCATCATCGAGAAATGCAAAGTGGTATTATTCCGCTTTTCATAATGTTACTGCTATGGTTGGTGCCGGTGTTCTTGGGCTCCCCTATGCAATGTCCCAATTAGGTTG GGGTGTTGGAGTGACAGTGATGGTATTAGCATGGGTGATAACATTGTACACATTATGGCAAATGGTGCAAATGCATGAGATGGTAGCAGGTAAAAGATTTGACAGATACCATGAATTGGGTCAAGAGGCATTTGGAGAAAAACTTGGGCTATGGATTGTGGTTCCTCAACAACTATTAGTTGAAGTTGGAGTTAATATAGTTTACATGGTCACTGGTGGCAAATCACTAGAGAAGATTTATCAGACTTGTTGTCCTAATTGCCACCCTTTGAGGACTAGCTATTTCATCTTAATGTTTGGTTCTGTTcagtttttcctttctttttgtcCCAATTTCAACTCCATCACTTTTATCTCATTCCTTGCTGCTGTCATGTCTCTCAG TTATTCGACCATAGGTTGGGGAGCATCATTACACAAAGGAATATCTCCAGAGGTTGATTATAGTCCAAGGGCTTCAACAAGTACAGGAAGAGTGTTTGGTTCCTTAAGTGCTTTAGGGGATATTGCATTTGCATTTGCTGGCCACAATGTTGTCTTGGAAATTCAAGCTACAATGCCTTCAACTCCTGAAAAACCATCCAAGAAACCTATGTGGAGAGGAGTCGTTATCGCGTACATTGTTGTGGCTACGTGTTACTTTCCAGTAGCTTTTGTTGGGTACAGAGTTTTTGGAAATGGTGTGGAGGACAACATCTTGATATCCCTACGAAAACCTGCTTGGCTTATTATCATGGCTAATGCCTTTGTTGTCATTCATGTTATTGGAAGCTATCAG gtGTTTGCTATGGGTGTGTTTGACATGATAGAATCTTACTTAGTGAAGCAAAGAAATTTCAATCCAACTAAAACATTACGAGTAATTGTTCGGACTGGTTATGTTG CCCTAACAATGTTCCTTGCAATATCATTCCCATTCTTTGGTGGATTACTTGGTTTTTTTGGAGGATTTGCATTTGCTCCTACTACCTACTTT CTTCCTTGTATAATATGGCTAATCTTATGTAAACCTAAAAGATTTGGGTTGTCTTGGTTCATAAATTGG ATATGCATCATACTTGGTGTTGTTCTGATGATTTTAGCTCCCATTGGTGCATTGAGACAGATCATACTGCAAGCCAAGGGTTACAAGTTCTTTTCTTGA